CAAATATTAACTTTTCTCGCGAAAAGCAACGTATAATCTGTCACTAATTATGATGAGCACAGACTACAGTTCCGCCGGTTATAGTACTACGACGGGTTTATAGCATGCATACTCCGATATGGGCTCTGGCGTTACAGATTTTCGCGCACATCGAGGCGCGAGGCATTCAGCGCAGGTCGGATGGAAACCGAGATGGTGATTATAATAATGGCGATACTCGTCAGTACAATGTCCGAGGATTGCATTTTCACCGGGTAAGAATCAACGACGCTGGTGGCCATACCCATGGATACCAATCCGAAGGTTTGCTGGAGCCAGCAAATTGTCATGCCTAGCACAAGTCCAACTACGGCGCCCACCAAGGCCACAATGGCTCCTTCCAGCAGAAATACATTGCGCACGGTGCGGTTGGTGGCTCCCATGGCCATCAGAATTGCAATGTCTTTACGCTTATCGATGACTAGCATGGACAGCGAGAAGAAGATATTGAGCGAGGCAATAAGCAGAATGAAGGCGAAGGTGATAAACACGAACATCTTCTCTACTTTGATGGCCTTCAGCAAGCTTACGTGCTGCTCATCGGAGTTCAGCACCTTGAATTTGGGACCAATAAGGCGCTGAATATCGGCCTGAGTTTCTTCTACTGGGTAATCCTCGGCCACGCGTACTTCTAGCGCCGTGCGCCGGTTGCCGTACTGCAGCAGTTCCTCGGCAAAATCGAGCGGGACGAACACGTAGCTATTGTCAATCTGCTGCTCAATCAGAAAAACGCCCCCCGCCAGAATAGACTGCTCGGAAAAGGCATTTTCAGGGTTCATGGACAGCGTACGCTTGCCGGTATTACGCGGATACAGCAGACGCAGGGGCGAAAAGCGGTTGTCGAGGGCAATGCTCAGCTCGTGCTGCACGCCGGCCCCGATGAGGGCATAAGCCTCGCCGCCGCGGCGCAGGCGATGGTCGCCCTCCACAATGGATGAGTCGATATTAGTTTGAGCGAAATAATTACCGGTTACCCCTTTCATCTTCACCACCATCTGCCGGTCGTGGTACTGAAGCAGGGCATTGTCCTCAATTACTTCGGTCACCAAGCTGACACCGGGGGCGGTGCGCAGGCGGTTAAGCAGCGTATTGTTTACCTCAAATGACTTTCCTTCCACCGCCGTAATGAGCAGATCGGGGTCAGATTTGCCGTAGAGCGTGCGCACCAGGTCTTCGAGCCCATTAAACACAGATAGCACAATAATCAACGACATGGTACCCACCGCCACCCCAATCATGGAGATGTTGGAGATGATGCTGATGATGTTGCGCTTTTTCTTAGACGAAAAGTAACGCCGGGCTATGAGCAACGAAACGTTCATGCGGGGCGCAAACGGGGAATAAAAGCGGAGCTTATCACGGAGTTAACTGGCGCGACGCATGAAATCTTTGAGGTGGCACGGACGCTCCTCGTGGTTGTTAGATGAGGCTTCTCTCTCCATCCGCTCGTCAACTGACTTAAGCATCTGGCGAAAAGCAGCAAGGCAAGATACGCCGCTTCGCGGAAAGCTGATGCGCTGGGGGGCTATTTCCAGGCTTTTACGATAAGACCTGTCCCAGAATCGTGCTTGGAGTTAGCGTCGATCCAGTTTAGAAGCAAGCAGAACGGAAACGTGATTAGATAATAGAATGGCAGCAGCACAAAGAACCACTTGGAAGCGCCCAACATCAGAATTGGGTACTTCATGCTGAGGCGCCACGAAATCTGGCCGGGCTCACCGTAGCTGTACTGGGCCTCAATGCGGTCGAAGCCGGCGGTGCGCAGCTTCTGCTGAATCTCGTGGATGTTGTAGCCGTCGCGTACGTGCTCCTCAATAAAGCTGGTTTCGTCATCGCCGTGCACGTCGGAGCCGCCTTGATCGGAGGGCGTGGAAATCAGCAACATACCACCGTCTTTGAGCGAGGCATGAATGTTCGTGAACACCTCCACGTCTTCCAGAATATGTTCCATCACATCCACCGATAACGCTAAGTCGAACGTATTCGGCTCTTGATACAGCACCAAATCTTGCACGGCAAACTGCACGTTCCGGCGCCCGATTTGGCGAAAAAAGCGGTTAGAATCGGCAATCTGCTCGTCTTTCACATCGACGGCCAGAATCTGCCATTTTTTGCTCAGCCCGGAAAGCCAGTAGGTGTACTGACCATAGCCGGAGCCCGCATCGAGAATATTTAGGGCTTCATCGGTGCGGCCTTTGGACCACTGGCGCAGCTCGCGGTGCACGTGCCAGGTGCGCAGCAACAGCAAATCGAGCAGATAATAGAAGAGGCGGCGTAGCCAGGGCGTGCGGTTAAACACCTCTCCCAGCGACTTTTTAATCGGGTCGTAATACAAAGTTCTGTTACCTGTCGTGAATGGTCAATTGCCGTTCTGAAGTGTTCTGGGGGGCTTTTTCAATAAAGTGTACTGCTTCACCCTTGCCTACCCGAACGTTACTCGTCTTCGTCGGCAAATAGCTTGGGGCGCTTGCCCTCGGTAGGCGTATCTGTTTCGTCGTCGGGCGCCGGCGCGGGCGGAATGTGCAGGGTGTTGATTACCTCGTCCATCCGGGCAGCATACGATGCGCTGTCATCAAGAAAGAAATTCAACTCTGGTATAACACGCACCTGCTTGCGGATTCGCTTGGCTAAGGCCTGGCGAATGGCTTTGCCATTGTCGCGGATGTCGCGTAGCACGGCCTCAGTGTCTTTAACCAACAACAGGCTCAAGTATACGCGGGCTACGCCCAAATCGGGAGATACGCGCACGGTGCTGATGCCGGGGGCAAACCTGGGAACAGGTGAGGCAGGTCGCGTTGAAAGACGGCGGCCAGATCCTGTTGCAACAAGCTGGCGAATTTTTGCTGACGTTTACTTTCCATAATAGCCGACAAAGGTAAGATTTAGGCAATCAGTAGTTCACACTCCGTAAGCAGACTTCCAACCCGAGGGCGATAATCAAAGCCAACGGGCTCAGATGAAGCCTTCCACGCGCTTTCGTTTTAGCTTTACGCAGCAAAAACCGATTAAGTATTGTGTTCAGCACTTTCGACTAGCCTTTTAACTAAACCTTTTGCTCACGCTTCGCCTTGCTGCGTTTTTTTAAAAGTCCGCTTTCTACCCGTCTGATCACGTTGCTCGTACTGGTGCTGGCCGTTCGACTGCCGTTGCTCTGGCTGGGCGTGCCGCTTACCGCCGCCGAGTTGCGCGCATTGCTGATTGGGGAGCGGATGCATGCAGGCGCTTTGCTCTACCACGACCTGTACGATAGCACGGCGCCGTTGTCGGCCGTCGTTTTTGCAGCTCTTGACTTAATAGCTAGTCGGCCGCTGTGGCTCTATCGAATTTTAGCGCTGGCGCTGCTTCTCTTCCAAGCGTTGCGGCTCAACCTAGTACTCAATCGCGCTGATGTTCATCCGGAACGGGGTTATGTAGCGGCTCTTACTTACCTGCTCGTGGCCAGCGTTACCGCCGAGCTCGATACACTTTCGCCGCTGCTGCTGGGCCACACGTTTATTGTAACGGCGCTGAGTGCTTTGCTGCCCACCACCCGCGAGGGCTACGACAACCGGCGCCTGTTTCGCGCGGGTTTTCTGACGGGCCTTGCGGCCTTGTGCTATTTGCCGCTGGCGCTGTTTCTATTGGTTGGGCTATTCGCCGTTATCATCTTCGCTGCCAACTCCTTCCGAAGCTTTTTGCTGTTGCTGTGCGGGTTCTTCTTCCCCTACATCGTCGTTGCCACCTTTTTCCTATACACAGAAAGCCTCCCTGGCTTCGTTCAATTTCATTTGCGC
The window above is part of the Hymenobacter radiodurans genome. Proteins encoded here:
- a CDS encoding class I SAM-dependent methyltransferase — protein: MYYDPIKKSLGEVFNRTPWLRRLFYYLLDLLLLRTWHVHRELRQWSKGRTDEALNILDAGSGYGQYTYWLSGLSKKWQILAVDVKDEQIADSNRFFRQIGRRNVQFAVQDLVLYQEPNTFDLALSVDVMEHILEDVEVFTNIHASLKDGGMLLISTPSDQGGSDVHGDDETSFIEEHVRDGYNIHEIQQKLRTAGFDRIEAQYSYGEPGQISWRLSMKYPILMLGASKWFFVLLPFYYLITFPFCLLLNWIDANSKHDSGTGLIVKAWK
- a CDS encoding FtsX-like permease family protein — protein: MNVSLLIARRYFSSKKKRNIISIISNISMIGVAVGTMSLIIVLSVFNGLEDLVRTLYGKSDPDLLITAVEGKSFEVNNTLLNRLRTAPGVSLVTEVIEDNALLQYHDRQMVVKMKGVTGNYFAQTNIDSSIVEGDHRLRRGGEAYALIGAGVQHELSIALDNRFSPLRLLYPRNTGKRTLSMNPENAFSEQSILAGGVFLIEQQIDNSYVFVPLDFAEELLQYGNRRTALEVRVAEDYPVEETQADIQRLIGPKFKVLNSDEQHVSLLKAIKVEKMFVFITFAFILLIASLNIFFSLSMLVIDKRKDIAILMAMGATNRTVRNVFLLEGAIVALVGAVVGLVLGMTICWLQQTFGLVSMGMATSVVDSYPVKMQSSDIVLTSIAIIIITISVSIRPALNASRLDVRENL
- a CDS encoding ribosome-binding factor A, with protein sequence MRVSPDLGVARVYLSLLLVKDTEAVLRDIRDNGKAIRQALAKRIRKQVRVIPELNFFLDDSASYAARMDEVINTLHIPPAPAPDDETDTPTEGKRPKLFADEDE